Proteins encoded together in one Stutzerimonas stutzeri window:
- a CDS encoding molybdopterin oxidoreductase family protein, with translation MSDISVHHRACHLCEAICGLTIQTEGERILSIKGDPLDSFSRGHICPKAVALQDIQNDPDRLRHPMRRCGDEWQAISWEEAYELVAERLAEIRERHGSNAVAIYQGNPSVHNYGLTTHSNYFLGLLKTRNRFSATSVDQLPHHLTSHLMYGHGLLLPVPDIDHTDFMLILGGNPLASNGSIMTVPDVEKRLKAIRARGGKLVVVDPRRSETAAIADQHLFVRPGQDAALLFGLLNTLFEEGLTRASELPLDGIEEVRTAIAAFSAEAMSARCGVPAEQIRQLARDFAAADRAVCYGRMGVSTQAFGTLCQWLVQLINLVTGNLDRVGGALCTEPAVDLVETTKGGHFDAWRSRVSQLPEYGGELPVAALAEEMLEPGEGQVRALITVAGNPVLSTPNGRKLEQALDGLEFMLSVDFYINETTRYADVILPPTAPLEHDHYDATFNLLAVRNVTRFNLPVLPKPEGALHDWEIFIGLAEAYAGRVGVELKPTMPPQQMMDLALRHGPYGDKSERKLSLAALEDYPHGLDLGPLKPNLARRLKTPNKRIQAAPALMLDDLQRFAAQPQAGADELLLIGRRHVRSNNSWMHNYQRLVKGKPRHQLLMHPTDMAARALQDGQRVRVHSRVGVVEVEALASEEMMPGVVSLPHGWGHARPGVQLDIARQQPGASSNDLTDERQLDVSGNAALNGVPVQVSAA, from the coding sequence ATGAGCGACATCAGCGTCCATCACCGTGCCTGTCACCTGTGCGAAGCCATCTGCGGCCTGACCATCCAGACCGAAGGCGAGCGCATCCTTTCGATCAAGGGCGACCCCCTCGACAGCTTCAGCCGCGGCCATATCTGTCCGAAGGCAGTGGCGCTGCAGGACATCCAGAACGACCCTGATCGCCTGCGCCACCCGATGCGCCGCTGCGGCGATGAGTGGCAGGCCATCAGCTGGGAGGAGGCCTACGAACTGGTCGCCGAGCGCCTGGCTGAGATCCGCGAGCGCCACGGTAGTAATGCCGTGGCGATCTACCAAGGCAACCCGAGTGTGCACAACTACGGGCTGACGACCCACAGCAATTACTTCCTCGGCTTGCTGAAAACGCGCAACCGCTTCTCCGCGACCTCGGTCGACCAGCTGCCGCACCACCTGACCAGCCACCTGATGTACGGCCATGGCCTGCTGCTGCCGGTGCCGGATATCGATCACACCGATTTCATGCTGATCCTTGGCGGCAACCCACTGGCCTCCAATGGCAGCATCATGACCGTGCCCGATGTAGAGAAGCGGCTGAAGGCGATCCGCGCCCGCGGCGGCAAACTGGTGGTGGTCGACCCGCGGCGCAGCGAGACTGCAGCGATCGCCGATCAGCACTTGTTCGTGCGCCCCGGACAGGACGCGGCGCTGTTGTTCGGCCTGCTCAACACCCTGTTCGAGGAAGGGCTGACGCGTGCCAGCGAACTGCCGCTGGACGGCATCGAGGAGGTGCGCACGGCGATCGCCGCCTTCAGCGCCGAGGCGATGAGCGCCCGTTGCGGTGTTCCGGCCGAGCAGATCCGCCAGTTGGCGCGGGACTTCGCGGCGGCGGACAGGGCGGTCTGCTACGGACGCATGGGCGTTTCGACCCAGGCCTTCGGCACGCTCTGCCAGTGGCTGGTGCAGCTGATCAACCTGGTCACCGGCAACCTGGACCGGGTCGGCGGCGCGCTGTGCACCGAGCCGGCGGTGGATCTGGTGGAGACCACCAAGGGCGGCCATTTTGACGCCTGGCGTAGTCGGGTGTCGCAACTGCCCGAATATGGCGGCGAACTACCGGTAGCGGCATTGGCCGAAGAGATGCTCGAGCCTGGGGAGGGGCAGGTGCGTGCGCTGATCACCGTGGCTGGCAACCCGGTGCTTTCCACACCCAACGGGCGCAAGCTGGAGCAGGCGCTGGATGGACTAGAGTTCATGCTCAGCGTGGACTTCTACATCAACGAGACGACCCGCTATGCCGATGTGATCCTGCCGCCGACCGCACCGCTGGAGCACGACCATTACGACGCGACATTCAATCTGCTCGCCGTGCGCAACGTCACCCGCTTCAACCTGCCGGTGCTGCCCAAGCCCGAGGGCGCGCTGCATGACTGGGAAATCTTTATCGGCCTGGCCGAGGCCTACGCCGGGCGGGTGGGCGTCGAGCTCAAGCCGACCATGCCGCCGCAGCAGATGATGGACCTGGCGCTGCGCCATGGGCCATACGGCGACAAGTCCGAGCGCAAGCTGAGCCTGGCAGCGCTGGAGGATTATCCCCACGGGCTGGATCTCGGGCCGCTCAAGCCGAATCTGGCGCGGCGCCTGAAAACGCCGAACAAGCGCATCCAGGCCGCGCCGGCGCTGATGCTGGACGATCTGCAGCGTTTCGCTGCGCAGCCCCAGGCGGGTGCCGACGAGCTGTTGCTGATCGGCCGCCGCCATGTACGCAGCAACAACTCCTGGATGCACAACTACCAGCGCCTGGTGAAGGGTAAGCCGCGTCATCAGTTGCTGATGCACCCGACCGACATGGCGGCGCGGGCGCTGCAGGATGGCCAGCGGGTGCGCGTGCATTCGCGGGTCGGCGTGGTCGAGGTGGAGGCGCTGGCCAGCGAGGAGATGATGCCCGGCGTGGTCAGCCTGCCGCACGGCTGGGGCCATGCGCGGCCGGGCGTGCAGCTGGATATCGCGCGACAGCAACCGGGCGCCAGCAGCAACGACCTGACCGACGAGCGCCAGCTGGATGTCTCCGGCAACGCGGCGCTCAACGGTGTGCCGGTGCAGGTCAGCGCCGCCTGA
- the recJ gene encoding single-stranded-DNA-specific exonuclease RecJ, with the protein MRIEPRPLPEQLPNLGELPPLLQRLYAARGVTCAEELDKGLARLIPYKQLKGIDAAVELLVEALEKRQRILFVGDFDADGATASSVGVLGLRQLGAAHVDYLVPNRFEYGYGLTPEIVAVALQREPDLLVTVDNGISSVDGVATAKAAGLRVLVTDHHLPGHELPAADAIVNPNQPECTFPSKCIAGVGVIFYVLLALRARLRDLGWFARQGWPEPNLAELLDLVALGSVADVVPLDANNRILVHQGLARIRAGRARPGLRAILEVAGRDHRRITSTDLGFILGPRLNAAGRLDDMSLGIECLLCEDEALARDMATQLDELNKDRKAIEQGMQREALAQLKDLPLEDLPFGLCLFEPDWHQGVIGILASRLKERYHRPTIAFADAGDGLLKGSARSVSGFHIRDALDAVAARHPGLISKFGGHAMAAGLSLPQANFGAFAAAFDAEVRRQLCEEDLTGRLLTDGQLSVEEFHLELARALRNAGPWGQHFPEPMFHGVFQLVQQRIVGERHLKLVLKSECGSLTLDGIAFNVDREIWPNPTVRWAELAYKLDVNEYRGQESVQLMVAHIAPR; encoded by the coding sequence ATGCGTATCGAACCCCGCCCCCTGCCCGAGCAGCTGCCCAACCTCGGCGAGCTGCCGCCGCTGCTGCAGCGCCTCTACGCGGCCCGTGGCGTGACTTGCGCGGAGGAACTGGACAAGGGGTTGGCGCGGTTGATTCCTTATAAGCAGCTCAAGGGCATCGATGCCGCGGTCGAGCTGCTGGTCGAGGCGCTGGAAAAGCGCCAGCGCATCCTGTTCGTCGGCGACTTCGATGCCGACGGCGCCACCGCGAGCAGCGTCGGCGTGCTCGGCCTGCGTCAGCTTGGGGCGGCGCATGTCGATTATCTGGTGCCCAATCGCTTCGAATACGGCTACGGGCTGACGCCCGAAATCGTTGCCGTCGCCTTGCAGCGCGAACCCGACCTGCTGGTGACCGTCGACAACGGCATCTCCAGCGTCGATGGCGTCGCGACGGCCAAGGCGGCCGGGTTGCGGGTGCTGGTCACCGACCATCACCTGCCCGGTCACGAGCTGCCGGCGGCCGATGCCATCGTCAATCCCAACCAGCCGGAATGTACCTTCCCGAGCAAGTGCATCGCGGGTGTCGGGGTGATCTTCTACGTGCTGCTGGCCCTGCGCGCACGGCTGCGTGACCTCGGCTGGTTCGCCCGTCAGGGCTGGCCCGAGCCGAACCTGGCCGAGCTGCTCGATCTGGTGGCGCTGGGCAGTGTCGCCGACGTGGTGCCGCTGGACGCCAACAACCGCATTCTGGTCCACCAGGGCCTGGCGCGAATTCGCGCTGGGCGGGCTCGGCCGGGGCTGCGGGCGATTCTCGAGGTCGCCGGGCGCGATCATCGGCGTATCACCTCCACTGACCTTGGCTTCATCCTCGGCCCTCGATTGAACGCGGCCGGTCGGCTGGATGACATGTCGCTGGGCATCGAATGCCTGCTCTGCGAGGACGAGGCGCTGGCGCGCGACATGGCGACCCAGCTCGACGAACTGAACAAGGATCGCAAGGCCATCGAGCAGGGCATGCAACGCGAGGCGCTGGCGCAGCTCAAGGATCTGCCCCTGGAGGACCTGCCGTTCGGCCTGTGCCTGTTCGAGCCGGACTGGCACCAGGGGGTGATCGGCATCCTCGCCTCGCGCCTCAAGGAGCGCTACCACCGCCCGACCATCGCCTTCGCCGATGCTGGCGACGGGCTGCTCAAAGGGTCGGCGCGCTCGGTGTCGGGCTTTCATATCCGCGATGCACTGGATGCGGTTGCCGCCAGGCATCCCGGCCTGATCAGCAAGTTCGGCGGGCACGCCATGGCGGCCGGGCTGTCGCTGCCACAAGCCAACTTCGGCGCCTTCGCCGCGGCCTTCGATGCCGAAGTGCGCCGCCAGCTGTGCGAGGAGGATCTCACCGGTCGGCTACTCACCGACGGCCAGCTCAGCGTCGAGGAATTCCATCTGGAGCTGGCGCGTGCGCTGCGCAACGCCGGGCCCTGGGGCCAGCATTTTCCCGAGCCGATGTTCCATGGCGTGTTCCAGCTGGTGCAGCAACGTATCGTCGGCGAGCGCCATCTCAAGCTTGTGCTCAAGAGCGAATGCGGATCGCTGACGTTGGACGGCATCGCCTTCAACGTCGACCGCGAGATCTGGCCGAACCCGACGGTGCGCTGGGCGGAGCTGGCCTACAAACTGGACGTCAACGAGTATCGCGGCCAGGAAAGCGTGCAGCTGATGGTGGCGCATATCGCCCCGCGCTGA
- a CDS encoding winged helix DNA-binding protein → MVDAKSSRPLRSSIVASAHLAEQSQELSELEYGIIVASAALMRWMERCMQACGTVEMNALDVMVLHNLTSRGRAKRQADICLLLNVEDTHTVTYALKKLGKLGLVEGAKQGKEMFYRTTDKGRALCQEYADIRRECLIASFENLNIDPDEIHRLAGMLRAMSGLYDQAARAATSL, encoded by the coding sequence ATGGTTGACGCCAAAAGCTCCCGTCCGTTGCGATCCTCGATCGTCGCCTCGGCGCATCTTGCCGAGCAGTCCCAGGAGCTGTCCGAGCTCGAGTACGGCATCATCGTCGCCAGCGCCGCGCTGATGCGCTGGATGGAGCGCTGCATGCAGGCCTGCGGCACGGTGGAAATGAATGCACTGGACGTCATGGTGCTGCACAACCTCACCAGCCGGGGGCGGGCCAAGCGACAGGCGGATATCTGCCTGCTGCTCAACGTGGAAGATACTCACACGGTCACCTATGCCTTGAAGAAGCTCGGCAAGCTGGGTCTGGTGGAAGGCGCCAAGCAGGGCAAGGAAATGTTCTATCGCACCACTGACAAGGGGCGCGCGCTCTGTCAGGAGTACGCCGACATCCGCCGCGAATGCCTGATCGCCTCGTTCGAGAACCTCAACATCGACCCCGATGAAATCCATCGTCTGGCCGGCATGCTGCGTGCCATGTCCGGGCTGTACGACCAGGCCGCTCGCGCCGCCACCTCCCTGTAA
- a CDS encoding 5-oxoprolinase subunit PxpA gives MSRLLLNCDIGESFGAWTMGLDAEVMPFIDCANIACGFHASDPQIMRRTVALARQHDVRIGAHPAYPDLVGFGRRSMACSPAEVENMLLYQIGALDGICRAEGTQVRYVKPHGALYNDMMRQPQLLRAVMTAVKAYSASLPLMLMSTRDNSESQAMAAEIGITLWFEVFADRAYDAAGMLVSRNLPGAVHHDAETVADQALRLAKGEALTASDGSALILQADTLCVHGDNAGSIAAVQRIRHALQALPA, from the coding sequence GTGAGTCGTCTGTTACTCAATTGCGACATAGGGGAAAGCTTCGGCGCCTGGACTATGGGCCTGGACGCCGAGGTGATGCCGTTTATCGACTGCGCCAATATCGCCTGTGGCTTCCATGCCTCCGATCCGCAGATCATGCGGCGCACCGTCGCGCTGGCGCGCCAGCACGACGTGCGCATCGGCGCGCACCCGGCCTATCCGGACCTGGTCGGCTTCGGTCGGCGCTCCATGGCCTGCAGCCCGGCCGAAGTGGAGAACATGCTGCTCTATCAGATCGGTGCGCTCGACGGCATCTGCCGCGCCGAAGGCACGCAGGTCCGCTACGTCAAACCCCACGGCGCGCTCTACAACGACATGATGCGCCAGCCACAGCTGCTGCGCGCGGTCATGACCGCCGTAAAGGCCTACAGTGCCAGCCTGCCGCTGATGCTCATGTCTACCCGCGACAACAGCGAAAGCCAGGCGATGGCGGCGGAAATCGGCATCACCCTGTGGTTCGAGGTGTTCGCCGACCGCGCCTACGACGCCGCCGGCATGCTGGTCTCGCGCAACCTGCCGGGTGCCGTGCACCACGATGCCGAAACGGTGGCCGACCAGGCCCTGCGCCTGGCCAAGGGGGAAGCATTGACCGCCAGCGATGGCAGCGCGCTGATCCTGCAGGCCGATACGCTCTGCGTGCATGGCGACAACGCCGGCTCCATCGCCGCTGTGCAGCGCATTCGTCACGCACTGCAGGCACTCCCCGCATGA
- the pxpB gene encoding 5-oxoprolinase subunit PxpB, whose protein sequence is MTPRIEVVGIDSLVLRLFDQIDEDNMPWMLAATQRVRDAFGAALIDLVPSYTTLLVQYDLAQLDDHQARQYVRQALDGLEPAGATSARQHDIPVWYDPSVGPELQALGERSGLGVAGVIERHSTHIYQVFALGFAPGFAFLGLVDERLASPRLATPRKQVPAGSLGIADRQTAIYPLVSPGGWNLIGRSPVRLFDRELDGFSLWQPGDRVRFVPIERAEFIRLGGDDTPFQEASA, encoded by the coding sequence ATGACGCCGCGGATCGAGGTGGTCGGCATCGATAGCCTGGTGCTGCGCCTGTTCGATCAGATCGACGAGGACAATATGCCGTGGATGCTGGCCGCCACTCAGCGTGTGCGGGATGCGTTCGGTGCTGCACTCATCGATCTGGTGCCCTCCTACACGACCCTGCTGGTGCAGTACGACCTGGCGCAACTGGACGATCACCAGGCCCGCCAGTATGTACGGCAGGCTCTCGATGGGCTGGAACCGGCAGGGGCCACGAGTGCCCGTCAGCACGACATACCGGTGTGGTACGACCCGAGCGTCGGCCCGGAACTGCAAGCGCTGGGCGAGCGCAGCGGCCTCGGTGTCGCGGGGGTCATCGAGCGACACAGCACGCACATCTATCAAGTCTTCGCCCTCGGCTTCGCGCCCGGCTTCGCCTTTCTCGGGCTGGTCGACGAGCGCCTCGCCAGCCCACGCCTGGCGACGCCGCGCAAGCAGGTGCCGGCCGGCAGTCTGGGCATCGCCGACCGCCAGACCGCCATCTATCCGCTGGTGTCACCGGGCGGCTGGAACCTGATCGGCCGCAGCCCGGTTCGCCTGTTCGACCGCGAACTGGACGGCTTCAGCCTCTGGCAACCCGGCGACCGCGTGCGCTTTGTGCCCATCGAGCGGGCCGAGTTCATCCGTCTCGGCGGCGACGACACGCCCTTCCAGGAGGCCTCCGCATGA
- a CDS encoding biotin-dependent carboxyltransferase family protein produces MSLLIEQAGALATLQDAGRSGVRHLGVTLGGAVDWLSHGWANWLLGNPLQAPTVEITLGNFSLRAQTDACLALCGADLGATLDGEPLMPGRAFRIREGQTLIFSQPRQGVRAYLAAPGGFSAPAVLGSCATVRREQLGGLNGDGQPLAKGDLLHWRGHATTMRNLPEQALVPLPGAGLSVVLGAQIGDFTGQSLFDAFNSDWTVDQRADRMGVRLQGPTLRCARSAMISEGVPLGAIQVPADGQPIILLNDRQTIGGYPRLGALTPLAVAQLAQCMPGTVLRLKPVALERAQREQRRLLASWQRTTTE; encoded by the coding sequence ATGAGCCTGCTGATCGAACAGGCCGGGGCCCTGGCCACTCTGCAGGACGCCGGCCGCAGCGGCGTTCGCCACCTCGGCGTGACCCTGGGCGGTGCCGTTGACTGGCTGTCCCACGGCTGGGCCAACTGGCTGCTGGGCAACCCGCTGCAGGCCCCCACGGTGGAGATCACTCTCGGCAATTTCAGCCTGCGCGCTCAGACCGATGCCTGCCTCGCACTCTGCGGCGCCGATCTCGGCGCGACGCTCGATGGCGAGCCTCTCATGCCCGGGCGCGCCTTTCGCATCCGGGAAGGTCAGACACTGATCTTCAGTCAACCGCGCCAGGGTGTTCGTGCCTATCTCGCCGCACCCGGCGGTTTCAGCGCACCGGCCGTGCTGGGCAGCTGTGCCACGGTACGCCGTGAGCAGCTCGGTGGGCTGAACGGCGACGGCCAGCCCCTGGCCAAGGGCGACCTACTGCACTGGCGCGGCCACGCCACGACGATGCGCAACCTGCCCGAGCAGGCGCTGGTGCCGCTGCCCGGCGCCGGGCTATCGGTGGTACTGGGGGCGCAGATCGGCGATTTCACCGGGCAGAGCCTGTTCGATGCGTTCAACAGCGACTGGACCGTCGACCAGCGCGCCGACCGCATGGGTGTTCGCCTGCAGGGACCGACCCTGCGCTGCGCGCGCTCGGCCATGATCTCCGAAGGCGTTCCGCTGGGTGCTATTCAGGTTCCGGCGGACGGTCAGCCGATCATCCTGCTCAATGACCGCCAGACCATCGGCGGTTACCCGCGCCTTGGCGCACTCACGCCATTGGCAGTCGCGCAGCTGGCCCAATGCATGCCCGGCACCGTGTTGCGCCTGAAGCCGGTGGCGTTGGAACGCGCACAACGCGAGCAGCGGCGGCTGCTCGCCAGCTGGCAACGGACCACCACGGAGTGA
- a CDS encoding putative hydro-lyase has protein sequence MNLTAYRDLSPAALRERIRQGEFDGPTAGLANGYAQANLMIVRRELAYDFLLFCQRNPKPCPLLDVTDPGSFEPRHAAPGADIRTDFPRYRIYRNGELDQEVQDITPFWEDDMVAFLIGCSFSFEAALLANGVPVRHIEDGHNVPMYRTTIACQPAGRLSGPMVVSMRPMPANKVVRAVQVTSRFPSVHGAPVHVGDPRLLGIADLAKPDFGEPSELREGEVPVFWACGVTPQAVAMQARPELVITHAPGHMFITDLRDEQLGVI, from the coding sequence ATGAACCTGACCGCCTACCGAGACCTGTCACCCGCCGCACTGCGCGAGCGGATTCGCCAGGGCGAATTCGACGGCCCGACCGCCGGACTGGCCAATGGCTATGCCCAGGCCAATCTCATGATCGTGCGGCGTGAGCTGGCCTACGACTTCCTGCTGTTCTGCCAGCGCAACCCCAAACCCTGCCCGCTGCTGGACGTCACCGACCCGGGGAGCTTCGAGCCACGGCACGCGGCGCCAGGCGCCGATATCCGCACGGACTTCCCGCGCTACCGCATCTACCGCAATGGCGAGCTCGATCAGGAGGTGCAGGACATCACGCCCTTCTGGGAGGACGACATGGTGGCCTTCCTCATCGGCTGCAGCTTCAGTTTCGAGGCTGCGCTGCTGGCCAACGGCGTGCCAGTCAGGCACATCGAGGACGGCCACAACGTCCCGATGTACCGCACCACCATCGCCTGCCAGCCCGCCGGCCGCCTGAGCGGGCCGATGGTGGTGAGCATGCGGCCGATGCCTGCGAACAAGGTGGTGCGCGCCGTGCAGGTCACATCGCGATTTCCCTCCGTGCATGGCGCCCCCGTGCATGTCGGCGACCCGCGACTGCTGGGCATCGCAGACCTGGCCAAACCGGATTTCGGTGAGCCATCCGAGCTACGCGAAGGTGAGGTCCCGGTGTTCTGGGCCTGTGGCGTGACGCCCCAGGCGGTGGCGATGCAGGCCCGGCCGGAGCTGGTCATCACCCACGCGCCAGGGCACATGTTCATCACCGACCTGCGCGACGAACAGCTGGGGGTGATCTGA
- a CDS encoding NRAMP family divalent metal transporter, which translates to MQPTQAERATPSQRNVLRGAIFIMATSSIGPAFLTQTSLFTEKYLASFAFAILVSLLIDIGAQLNIWRIITVANLRGQDVANRVIPGVGHLISAFIVLGGIAFNIGNIGGAGLAMNVIFGIPPVIGSLIAAVLIIGIFLLRNAKGVMDSVMQVLGLVMLCMIGYAMLQSSPPLLEAVNRSFNPDDPLILLLPIVTLVGGTVGGYISFSGGHRLVEAGITGVENVRLVTRAAVTGIATTGVVRICLFLAALGVVSQGLSLDPSNPAASVFSHSMGTVGYKIFGVVLLAASVSSVIGAAYTSVTFMYSLHDSIRRHNQRMVIGFIACSTLIYSLVGQPVKVLVVAGTLNALVLPLALGCVLLASRKPAIVGDRYRHPTWMLVFGLLAMVATAVGVVMSFNALLEFWQS; encoded by the coding sequence ATGCAACCTACGCAAGCCGAAAGAGCCACACCCTCCCAGCGCAACGTGCTTCGCGGCGCCATCTTCATCATGGCGACGTCGTCCATCGGGCCGGCCTTTCTGACCCAGACCTCGCTGTTCACCGAGAAATACCTGGCGAGCTTCGCCTTCGCCATTCTGGTCTCGCTGCTGATCGATATCGGCGCCCAGCTCAACATCTGGCGGATCATCACCGTCGCCAACCTGCGCGGCCAGGATGTCGCCAACCGGGTGATCCCCGGCGTCGGCCACCTGATCTCGGCCTTCATCGTGCTTGGCGGCATCGCCTTCAACATCGGCAACATCGGCGGTGCCGGGCTGGCCATGAACGTCATCTTCGGCATCCCGCCGGTGATCGGCTCGCTGATCGCCGCGGTGCTGATCATCGGCATCTTCCTGCTGCGCAATGCCAAGGGCGTAATGGATTCGGTGATGCAGGTGCTGGGTCTGGTGATGCTCTGCATGATCGGCTACGCCATGCTGCAGTCGAGCCCACCGCTGCTCGAGGCGGTCAATCGCAGCTTCAACCCGGACGATCCGCTGATCCTGTTGCTGCCAATCGTGACACTGGTGGGCGGTACCGTTGGCGGCTACATCTCGTTCTCCGGCGGGCACCGGTTGGTGGAAGCCGGCATCACTGGCGTCGAGAACGTCAGGCTGGTCACCCGAGCGGCGGTCACCGGCATCGCCACTACCGGCGTTGTGCGCATCTGCCTGTTCCTGGCCGCGCTCGGAGTCGTCAGCCAGGGGCTCAGCCTCGACCCGAGCAACCCTGCCGCTTCGGTGTTCTCCCACTCGATGGGCACGGTCGGCTACAAGATCTTCGGCGTGGTACTGCTGGCCGCCTCGGTGTCATCGGTGATCGGCGCCGCCTACACCAGCGTCACCTTCATGTACTCGTTGCACGACAGCATCCGCCGCCACAACCAGCGTATGGTGATCGGCTTCATCGCCTGCTCGACGCTCATCTACAGCCTGGTCGGACAGCCGGTGAAGGTGCTGGTGGTGGCGGGCACGCTGAATGCCCTGGTGCTGCCGCTGGCGCTGGGCTGCGTGCTGCTGGCGTCGCGCAAGCCGGCAATCGTCGGCGACCGCTATCGCCACCCGACCTGGATGCTGGTGTTCGGCCTGCTGGCGATGGTGGCCACGGCGGTCGGGGTGGTGATGTCGTTCAACGCCCTGCTGGAATTCTGGCAGTCCTGA
- a CDS encoding YaeQ family protein, which produces MALQATPYKVELNLTDLDRGVYENLRFTVARHPSETEERLGVRLISYALWYSEQLAFGRGLSDVDEPALWEKSLDGRILHWIEVGQPDAERLTWCSRRAERVSLLAYGNLRVWQSKVIDAVKGLKNLSIASIDSEALAALVKDLPRSLQWGVMISDGTLFITDERGQFEVSLGWLLGER; this is translated from the coding sequence ATGGCCCTGCAAGCGACACCCTACAAAGTCGAGTTGAATCTCACGGACCTGGACCGTGGCGTCTATGAAAACCTGCGCTTCACGGTAGCCAGGCACCCCTCGGAAACCGAGGAGCGTCTGGGTGTGCGTCTGATCTCCTATGCATTGTGGTACAGCGAACAGTTGGCGTTCGGCCGCGGGTTGTCCGATGTGGACGAGCCGGCACTGTGGGAGAAGAGCCTGGATGGCCGCATCCTCCACTGGATCGAGGTCGGCCAGCCGGATGCCGAGCGTCTGACCTGGTGTTCGCGACGTGCCGAGCGCGTCAGCCTGCTGGCGTACGGCAACCTGCGGGTCTGGCAGAGCAAGGTGATCGATGCGGTGAAGGGGCTGAAGAACCTGTCCATCGCCAGCATCGACTCCGAGGCGCTGGCCGCGCTGGTCAAGGACCTGCCGCGTAGCCTGCAGTGGGGCGTGATGATCAGCGACGGCACCTTGTTCATCACCGACGAACGCGGCCAGTTCGAGGTATCGCTCGGCTGGCTGCTCGGCGAGCGCTGA
- a CDS encoding GGDEF domain-containing protein codes for MHLSVPTLTLVDIYVLLLLGVLMFFAWRSGQRDATLGFTCLMLLFGTVSTVLGCLRGMGIDVVPIVLGNIALQLALAMNWTAMRTFVGRPPHLPGILAGALLWGGLCLVPAFYSSLTARLLLASALTVVYTLLAMSELWRSRQRLSVSLRPAMGLMLLHVSFYLLRMVVDRGQPFGDADQVSFSAFVIFETLLYAIGISFVTLAMVRERAEQQYRHASLSDPLTGIGNRRSFIDAGQALLQRCRARGEPVTLLLCDLDFFKRLNDTFGHQAGDRALIDFGQVIARRMRRQDVFGRIGGEEFACLLADADALVGREVAERIRGEFAAMPFAEQGQLSVSIGVATTTSRYELDELMSQADRALYAAKAAGRNCTRLANGDAEAQDGAALTRGAPGFGL; via the coding sequence GTGCATCTGAGCGTTCCCACCCTGACGCTGGTGGATATATATGTGCTGCTCCTGCTTGGCGTGCTGATGTTCTTCGCCTGGCGCAGCGGGCAGCGTGATGCGACGCTGGGCTTCACCTGCCTGATGCTGCTGTTCGGGACGGTTTCGACCGTGCTCGGCTGTCTGCGCGGAATGGGGATCGACGTGGTGCCGATCGTGCTCGGCAACATCGCCCTCCAGCTCGCGCTGGCCATGAACTGGACGGCGATGCGCACGTTCGTCGGTCGACCGCCGCACCTGCCCGGAATATTGGCCGGGGCGCTGCTATGGGGCGGGCTGTGCCTGGTGCCTGCGTTTTATTCATCCCTGACCGCGCGGCTATTGCTGGCTTCGGCGCTGACGGTCGTCTACACCCTGCTTGCGATGTCCGAGCTCTGGCGCAGCCGGCAGCGCCTATCGGTTTCGCTGCGGCCGGCCATGGGCCTGATGCTGCTTCACGTATCGTTCTATCTGCTGCGCATGGTGGTCGACCGCGGTCAGCCGTTCGGTGACGCCGATCAGGTGAGCTTCTCTGCCTTCGTGATCTTCGAGACGTTGCTCTATGCCATCGGCATTTCCTTCGTCACCCTGGCGATGGTTCGCGAGCGTGCCGAGCAGCAGTATCGGCACGCCTCGCTCAGTGATCCGCTCACCGGCATCGGCAACCGACGCTCTTTCATCGATGCCGGGCAGGCCCTGCTGCAGCGCTGTCGTGCGCGCGGCGAGCCGGTGACGCTGCTGCTCTGCGATCTGGACTTCTTCAAGCGGCTCAACGACACCTTCGGTCATCAGGCCGGCGATCGTGCGCTGATCGACTTCGGCCAGGTGATTGCCCGGCGAATGCGACGTCAGGACGTGTTCGGGCGGATCGGCGGAGAGGAATTCGCCTGTCTGCTGGCCGATGCCGATGCGCTTGTCGGCCGCGAGGTAGCCGAGCGTATTCGCGGCGAGTTCGCCGCCATGCCCTTCGCCGAGCAGGGGCAGCTGAGTGTCAGCATCGGCGTGGCGACCACCACCTCCCGCTACGAACTCGACGAGCTGATGTCGCAGGCGGACCGGGCGCTCTATGCCGCCAAGGCGGCCGGGCGCAACTGCACTCGCCTGGCGAATGGTGACGCCGAGGCCCAGGACGGCGCAGCGCTTACCCGCGGTGCGCCCGGGTTCGGGCTTTGA